The following are from one region of the Anaeropeptidivorans aminofermentans genome:
- a CDS encoding metal-sensing transcriptional repressor produces the protein MNTEQKKALQALKTCSGQIDGIIKMIEDGRYCIDISNQILAAEANIKRANKLILAQHISHCVSDAMEDEENKEVKLNEIKDIISKLLK, from the coding sequence ATGAATACAGAGCAAAAGAAAGCATTGCAGGCGCTTAAAACCTGCAGCGGTCAAATAGACGGCATCATAAAAATGATAGAAGACGGAAGATACTGTATCGATATTTCCAATCAGATTCTTGCCGCCGAGGCCAATATTAAAAGAGCCAATAAGCTTATCCTTGCCCAGCATATATCCCATTGTGTAAGCGATGCCATGGAAGATGAGGAAAATAAAGAAGTCAAGCTTAATGAAATAAAGGATATTATATCAAAGCTTTTAAAATAA
- a CDS encoding heavy metal translocating P-type ATPase, with the protein MERQENIKITGMSCAVCAGKIEKKLNQMDGVKSAGVNLATEEAFIVYDGEKAKRGDFTEAIKKLGYGVIEAMTEKKENIKITGMSCAVCAGKIEKKLSQMDGVKSAGVNLATEEAFIVYDGEKVKRSDFTEAIKKLGYGVIETSNERRDNLKITGMSCAVCAGKIEKKLSKMEGVTSAGVNLATEEAFIIYDGAKLSKSEIVKAIEGLGYGVIETTEEKAETTEELFEKEKEKEAKSLKRDLIISIALSAPMLLGMILGFAGIHNSFTNVLHNEYFQFILATPVQFYIGRRFYKNAFNAVKNGGSNMDVLVALGTTAAYALSIYNGFIAPTDMVHMGMKEIYFESSAVIITLILLGKYLESSAKGRTTEAIKKLMGLQAKAARILRDGAEVEIPIGDVAIGDIIIVKPGEKIPVDGIIVSGSSSVDQSMLTGESIPVEKKEGDFVIGATINKLGSFHMRAEKVGKDTALSQIVKMVEQAQGNKAPIQKIADRVSGIFVPAIIVIAIITFIGWALYSGDYQQAIINAVAVLVIACPCSLGLATPTAIMVGTGLGAEKGILIKGGEYLESACNANTVVFDKTGTITKGEPVVTDVITLGEMTEEEVLSYAASAEKSSEHPLGEAIYKYVEENKIPLYETKDFKAIPGKGIYALIEGKEVYIGTRKLIEDKHSEKAESEASRLENEGKTAMFVVVSNKLQGIIAVADTIKETSAEAVKLLKDAGIDVYMITGDNLRTAKAIAKQAGIDKVLAEVLPENKAEEIERLKKEGKKVIMVGDGINDAPALVAADIGMAMGTGTDIAIEAADITLLRGDLKSVYQAINLSRKSMRKIKQNLFWAFFYNVVGVPFAAFGLLTPIIAGAAMAMSSVSVVTNSLTLKRAKI; encoded by the coding sequence ATGGAAAGGCAAGAAAATATAAAAATCACGGGCATGAGCTGTGCCGTCTGCGCCGGAAAAATAGAAAAGAAACTTAACCAAATGGACGGCGTAAAAAGTGCAGGGGTAAATCTTGCAACAGAAGAAGCCTTTATTGTATACGATGGAGAAAAGGCCAAAAGAGGCGATTTTACCGAAGCCATCAAGAAGCTTGGCTACGGCGTAATAGAAGCCATGACTGAAAAAAAAGAAAATATCAAAATTACAGGCATGAGCTGTGCTGTATGTGCCGGGAAAATAGAAAAGAAACTTAGTCAGATGGACGGCGTAAAAAGTGCAGGGGTAAATCTTGCAACGGAAGAAGCCTTTATCGTGTATGACGGAGAGAAGGTCAAAAGAAGCGATTTCACCGAAGCTATCAAAAAGCTTGGCTACGGTGTAATAGAAACTTCCAACGAAAGAAGAGATAATCTTAAAATCACAGGCATGAGCTGTGCCGTCTGCGCCGGTAAAATAGAAAAGAAGCTTAGCAAAATGGAAGGCGTAACAAGCGCCGGCGTAAATCTTGCTACAGAAGAAGCCTTTATCATATACGACGGAGCAAAGCTTAGCAAAAGCGAAATCGTAAAAGCCATAGAAGGTTTAGGCTACGGCGTAATTGAAACCACCGAGGAGAAGGCCGAAACGACGGAAGAGCTTTTTGAAAAAGAAAAGGAAAAAGAAGCAAAATCTTTGAAAAGAGATTTAATTATATCCATAGCATTAAGTGCCCCTATGCTTTTAGGCATGATTTTAGGCTTTGCGGGCATTCATAATAGTTTCACAAATGTTCTTCATAATGAATATTTCCAATTTATTCTTGCAACTCCCGTACAGTTTTATATCGGCAGGCGCTTTTATAAAAATGCCTTTAATGCCGTAAAAAACGGCGGAAGCAATATGGACGTTTTAGTTGCGTTGGGAACTACGGCCGCCTATGCCTTAAGTATCTATAACGGTTTTATAGCCCCTACGGATATGGTCCATATGGGCATGAAGGAAATTTATTTTGAATCCAGTGCCGTTATCATTACGCTGATTCTTCTTGGAAAGTATCTTGAAAGCTCTGCAAAGGGCAGAACCACAGAAGCCATTAAAAAACTTATGGGCTTACAGGCAAAGGCCGCAAGAATCCTTAGAGACGGCGCCGAAGTTGAAATTCCCATAGGCGATGTTGCCATAGGGGATATCATCATCGTAAAACCCGGTGAAAAAATCCCTGTAGACGGCATTATTGTTTCGGGAAGCTCAAGCGTAGACCAGTCCATGCTTACGGGAGAAAGTATCCCTGTCGAAAAGAAGGAAGGGGATTTTGTAATCGGCGCCACCATAAATAAATTAGGCTCTTTTCATATGAGAGCCGAAAAGGTAGGCAAGGATACAGCCCTTTCTCAAATCGTAAAAATGGTTGAGCAGGCACAGGGAAATAAAGCCCCTATACAGAAAATTGCCGACAGAGTATCCGGCATCTTCGTACCTGCCATTATCGTTATCGCCATTATCACATTTATAGGCTGGGCCTTATATTCAGGTGATTACCAGCAGGCAATTATAAATGCGGTAGCAGTTCTTGTTATCGCATGCCCCTGCTCTTTAGGGCTTGCAACCCCTACAGCTATTATGGTAGGAACAGGCCTTGGCGCAGAAAAGGGAATTTTAATCAAAGGCGGAGAATACCTTGAATCCGCATGTAATGCGAACACTGTAGTATTTGACAAAACAGGTACCATCACCAAGGGCGAGCCGGTAGTAACAGACGTTATTACTCTCGGTGAAATGACGGAAGAGGAAGTATTGTCCTATGCAGCTTCTGCTGAAAAAAGCTCCGAGCATCCTCTTGGAGAAGCCATATATAAATATGTTGAAGAAAATAAAATACCTCTTTACGAAACAAAAGACTTTAAGGCCATTCCCGGAAAGGGTATTTATGCCTTAATCGAAGGAAAAGAAGTTTATATCGGCACAAGAAAGCTCATAGAAGATAAGCATTCCGAAAAAGCAGAAAGCGAAGCTTCAAGGCTTGAAAACGAAGGTAAAACTGCAATGTTTGTAGTCGTATCCAATAAGCTTCAAGGGATTATTGCCGTTGCCGACACCATAAAAGAAACCTCCGCAGAGGCGGTTAAGCTTCTGAAAGACGCAGGCATCGACGTATATATGATTACGGGCGATAACTTACGTACGGCAAAGGCCATTGCAAAACAAGCCGGTATTGATAAGGTTCTTGCGGAAGTGCTTCCTGAAAATAAAGCCGAGGAAATCGAAAGACTTAAAAAAGAAGGCAAAAAGGTAATCATGGTCGGCGACGGAATTAACGACGCCCCTGCCCTTGTAGCCGCCGATATCGGAATGGCTATGGGAACAGGTACGGATATTGCCATAGAAGCCGC